In Centroberyx gerrardi isolate f3 chromosome 20, fCenGer3.hap1.cur.20231027, whole genome shotgun sequence, a genomic segment contains:
- the cdc42ep4b gene encoding cdc42 effector protein 4 has translation MPILKQLVSNSNQSKRRSRADLTAEMISAPLGDFRHTMHVGRGGDAFGDTSFLSTRSGEPPREPETKESSPGPKPGLLSRTFRSSKRSQSVNRGDKYDTNMMGPSGGSSNYVKNAISLPYLNDDDGNRGNQLPKSVSSSPMKKLSEIDSKPVNGAAAMATLDVEFEEHNFGELTDLPPSMPKGSGMKHAESIMSFHIDLGPSMLGDILSVMEKKGWEEDDLGYEEGKGSEGRGSPSLSPPMEDEEQAPVRPPRSMYQQKAMVDPYTPELRTRNSHHHLDSCSVSSSGSATLEEKPHNHLHDGDTDSAKYSSPRGEDDRDFSFMDEDDDEIRV, from the coding sequence ATGCCTATCCTGAAGCAGCTGGTGTCCAACTCTAACCAGTCTAAGCGGCGGTCTCGGGCCGACCTGACTGCAGAGATGATCAGCGCTCCGTTGGGGGACTTCCGCCACACCATGCACGTGGGCCGGGGAGGAGACGCCTTTGGGGACACTTCTTTTCTCAGCACCCGGTCAGGAGAACCTCCCAGGGAGCCAGAAACCAAGGAGAGCTCCCCGGGACCCAAACCAGGGCTGCTGTCCCGCACCTTCAGAAGCAGCAAACGCTCCCAGTCAGTCAACCGGGGGGACAAGTATGACACCAATATGATGGGGCCCTCTGGTGGCTCATCCAACTATGTGAAAAACGCCATATCCCTCCCATACCTAAACGATGACGACGGTAACAGGGGCAACCAGCTACCGAAGAGTGTCTCCTCCAGCCCCATGAAGAAGCTGTCAGAGATTGACAGCAAGCCGGTAAATGGAGCAGCAGCTATGGCAACTCTGGATGTGGAGTTTGAGGAGCATAATTTTGGCGAGCTGACAGATTTGCCTCCATCGATGCCCAAGGGAAGCGGCATGAAGCACGCAGAGTCGATCATGTCCTTCCACATTGACTTGGGGCCCTCCATGCTGGGGGATATCCTGAGTGTGATGGAAAAGAAAGGCTGGGAGGAGGATGACCTAGGCTATGAGGAAGGCAAGGGCAGCGAGGGCCGCGGGTCGCCCTCCCTCAGTCCCCCcatggaggatgaggagcaggcccCGGTGAGGCCCCCTCGCAGCATGTACCAGCAGAAGGCCATGGTTGATCCCTACACCCCAGAGCTGCGCACCAGGAACAGCCACCACCACCTGGACAGCTGCTCTGTGTCCAGCTCCGGCTCTGCCACCCTGGAGGAGAAACCTCACAACCATCTGCATGACGGGGACACGGACAGTGCAAAGTACAGCTCGCCACGAGGGGAGGACGACAGAGATTTCTCCTTCatggatgaggatgatgatgagattCGAGTGTAA